In the Ranitomeya imitator isolate aRanImi1 chromosome 2, aRanImi1.pri, whole genome shotgun sequence genome, gaccaaacagcgacgctgcagcgattcggatcgttgtcggtatcgctgcagcgtcgctaagtgtgacggtacctttagtaatatGTACTTTTATATAAAGCATCCTGCAGTGATACATAAGATGAAATTGTATTCTAAGTAGGAGTAGAAGGGAAATTCCATGTATTTCTTATGAATTGAGTGGCGTTCATTTTATACGGCTTCACTGCTGTAAATATGGCGCTCTTCATTCTGTCAGTACAGCATTGTTTGTTTCCTACATTTTGCAGAAATCTGCTGTCTTTCCAGGCTTTGAACATAATACGCAGCAGATGAAAATGACTTTTTCAGATCTATGCAAATACATTAATGCGGCGAGAACATCTGAATTTAAATATATTCTCCATGAATATCAATATCTGTTTAGAGAAGCactgaaagaaaaaaaatctttgccATCCGTCTCCCACCCTGTTAACCTACTTTACTGCAGAAACCCAAATATTCTTGCATACGTCAGTGGATTTGCAAGCACTCGTCTTAGTTAGAAAATCTCAGGGGCAATTAGTTTTTATTGTTTAGGGGGAAATAAAAGAAATGTGGAAGAAAAGCCATTGTGCGCTTATTTAACCATTCTCGTGCTGTGCCTTCTGATTGTCACTACGCGCACACACACATGAAGGAATATTAGTCATTAGGCTCAATAACAATATCCTTTATATCAGTGTTGCTGGACGACGGAAATAAGATTCCTCGACTGCTGATTAACAGTGGTGTGATGTTGTGTTATCCACTGCATCTTGTAATTGTGCCACCACCAATCTGCCTGATAATTTCCTGGGTGATAAGTGGTTTCAATTCCGTCTGGTTAGCGCTCCATATACTGCAGCTTCTGAACATTACTGTATCTATATTGCAAAAAGAGTCCATAGGTCAGCAGACACGTCAAGCTTCTTCTACGTGTCGGcacttgcaaaaaataaaaaataaatctgaaAAAGCTCTGGGACATAATGAGCCCAGGGTGGCAGGAAAATGTTAAATAGTCGAATAGCACTTCTACAATAAGCATGACTTATCTACATAGTAGAATTTCAGATAATTGAGTACTATTCAGCAGTGCGGTGAGGACTTGGTGTCCCGTACAATCATGGGGCCCCCAATGTTCAGATCTTCATCACCTATGTGGTGGACAAGTACTAAACATTGATTGTAGTGAAAACCTTTCGAAAAAATGTTTGTACATTTTGCATAGCTGAAAAGTTAGAAAGTGTGTGTCTTTTATTATGGTTACCATAATAACTATTGTGAAAATAGCAAGATTTcagggttttgttttttctttaaatatGAACAATGAATTTTTCCAAAAATACATTGAACGTAATTTAAATGGGTTGTTCAGGTCTGGGATGAACGCGATCTGATTGGTAGACTATTGAATCTTCACAGCATGCTCACCACCCGCTGTCAGGATTTTCCGGTGGCGGCGGCGAGAGCAAGCGATCATGACGTGACCACAAATGTATTCAATTTTCATACAAGTGGTTACTTGCGGACTAGTCCTCGGTCTCACTCAGTTCACTTGTGTTCAATTGGCTATgatacgtctagtcggaatgtagccACAAGTATGCAGCAACTGACATTGTGCGGTGCACACACTTTGAgatttcagaagcctgcagtcacacatTGATTGCAGACTTTCATCCCAAactgagacaaccccttttaaacagTCACTTTCTGATTGCACACTTTCTGTAGAGTTCTTGTCTTATGTTTACTTTTTGCAAGGTGATGTTAACCCGGCTGCATGACCCCGTGCGTGACTCTCTTAAAGAGAGACCGCTTTTTTTGAGGCTTGTGAAAACCTTTTTCCATCTCTTTAGTGGTAGTAAGCATGTATTTATCTATATACTGGTTCAGTTCTGTACTTTAATGAAGAGTAACGTTTTGCTTTTTGTCATTTTTAGAAACTTGTGCAGCAGACAAGATGGACAGCAACAGCTTCATCCAGTTTGAGGTGCCGGAGTACAGTAGTACAGTCCTAAGCCAGCTCAATGAGCTTCGGATGCAGGGGAAATTGTGCGACATAATCGTCCACATCCAAGGTCAACCTTTCCGTGCCCACAAGGCAGTCCTTGCTGCCAGCTCTCCATATTTCCGTGACCATTCAGCTCTAAGTACCATGAGTGGCTTAACGATATCGGTTATCAAAAATCCTAATGTTTTTGAACAATTACTGTCATTTTGCTACACTGGAAGAATGTCCGTACAGCTGAAGGATGTCGTGAGCTTCCTAACTGCAGCCAGCTTTCTCCAAATGCAATGTGTCATTGACAAGTGCACTCAAATTCTAGAGAGCATCCACTCAAAAATTAACGTTGTAGAAGTAGGCGGAGAAGATGATCAAAATAACCATAATGGTATCAAAGATGATAGCTACTTTGCAAACCCCGTGGATATATCTCCACCATACAGCGGGCATGTGCGACAGTCAATTGTAAGTAATGAATTAAAGATGGATGGCATTGCCAGCAAAAGTCTAAGGATCCGTCCTCAAGAAGAGGGGCAGTCAGACAGGGGCAGCAGTGGAAGCAATTCAGAACATGAAATTCAGATAGAGGGAGAAGCCGAACACGGCGATGCAGCAAGAGAGAGTCAAATAACAGAAGTCAAAGTCAAAACCGAAAAGTCGGATCGGCCAAGCTGTTCCGATAGCTCCTCACTCGGTGATGACGGCTACCACACTGAAATGGTTGATGGAGAGCAAGTGGTGACATTGAATGTAGGTTCCTACGGGTCTGTTTTGCAACATGCATATTCCTTTTCACAAGCTGCTTCCCAAAATGCCAACATATCCGAGCCCTATGGAAGCTTAAGCAACTCTAGTCCTTCCAGGTCCATGCTTAGCTGCTATCGAGGGGGCCGGGTGCGCCCAAAGCGAGCATCAAACCTAACAAGCGAGGTGCCAAACGTCATCCAAAGTTCAGAAAATGAAACTGTCGTGAGCACGCCAGCTTACGAGAGCAGCCCACGTGAAAGGTCAAATCGAGGCTACTGGCATCCCTACAATGAGAGACTCATCTGTATCTACTGCGGCAAGACTTTTAACCAGAAGGGGAGTCTTGACCGTCACATGCGTCTTCATATGGGCATCACACCTTTTGTATGCAAGTATTGTGGCAAGAAATACACACGCAAAGACCAACTGGAATACCATATACGGGGGCATACAGATGACAAGCCTTTCCGGTGTGAAGTGTGTGGCAAATGCTTCCCTTTCCAGGGCACTCTCAATCAGCATTTACGGAAAAACCACCCAGGGGTTGCTGAGGTGAGAAACCGAATGGAATCGCCAGAGAGAACAGAGGCTTTCGTAGACCAAAGTGATGTTTCAGTATCAGAAGTGAACATGGACTCGAATATGGAGATTCACGCAGTCACTACCACACCCGAATAACTACACGCCGCTGCACACTGTATAAAGCACACAGCGTTAACTAATGCCTATTTTTACTGCTTATTTGGTAATCTCTTTAATACAGCAAATGCTACCCATTTGTCTTTGTGGAATGCTTCTTGATAATGCTGAGACTTTATATAAGATATTTGGGTGATACACTAAATGTATGTTTTACATTGGcaattttgttttgcttttttaaggAGACAGGGTACATTTGCACTCCTGAAGAAGCATATAGTTAGAGGTGAAAAGTGGAAATTTTCATTTCTCCCTTTTGTGAATTCTATTTTATTGTAATGAAAGTGTTTTATCTATaaagctttgattttttttttctctcaattaGCTTCGCTACTAGGTTTAATTGAGAACCGGAGATTTTGTCCCGTAGGAACAATTCAATTTACTGAAATCTACTGTAACTTTTTTTCGGTAAACTTGTTTATCTCCCAATTTATTTTGTGTGAAGTTCACCTTGGCTATGGACTGCGTTACTCTGTCCTGACATAGAGGCATACATGCTGGGGAAAAAAAAGTGTTTGCAGCAAATCCTTATGGTACAGTGCATTTACTTTTTTTAGGGTCTCAAGGTTTTAACACTTTCTTTTCTTTGTTCTTTTTCTACCCAAATTATACACTTTTATGTTTGCATTTTTGGCCTTTTATAATTTTCCACGGAGTTAAGAGCAAAGTAGCCAATGTgcctaaacaatttttttttaaattgaatgcAAGGCTACTAAATATATATTTGACACTTTGCAAGTCTACAGTAATTTGTATATTCCATAGTCTAGATCTCTGCATATTTGCCTTTTGATGATAAGCTCAAATCCAAAACAATTCTTGGAGCCTCTGAATTGATTTGATAAAAGGTCCCTAGAGGGTGCTATTTTGGgtgtctctaaaaaaaaatgtaatacatgATTGAAGTCCAAACTGAAAAGCTGCAATTTAGAATTCACCatcttctataatttttttttttttaaagcacctctgacgttttcttttttcttttatttcactgctggagtgcTATCACTAATGTCTGTTCTGTCTGTAGTAAAATGCATGCTAGCTGCAGTCTTCTGCTTTTCCCAGCACCACTCTGGTTATAGGTgttcgttagacggactacgttatgcAACGGCATAACGCGGTTTAacctagtccgttaacgccgccattaagtcctatgtcggacgcatcgctagcgctgtGCTgttattgagtgacggaccctgggacgcgggctgcaccgtttccgggtctgtcactgctagcgcagatagagcatctgctagctctatctgcgctagcacgatgacatatcggcacttgcgataacagcagcccgttaacgtatgtgttgaacgggctgctgttaacgcaatgtgaacctagccttacagaagTCGGAGCTAatgatcacaagctctcaatgaaaTTCTATGCGAGCCTGGTTCTCTTTCTCATAGACTTACTTTTGGAAGCAAACGCAGGAGTGATCCGACAGTTCACAACTAGACTACTGAAGCGGTGCGAGAACAGAATATGGCAGATGAGTACCGTATATTACTTAGGGCACAGAACATGAGTGGTGCTTTAAGGTAGCATGTTTGTCTCTTGTCACTCAACACAATATAGATGACAAACATCTAGATGGAAATCTCTGAAAGTGTTTCATCCCATCACCTTCAGTCATAGCTGAAATCTTTGGTGCTTTTGTTTTgtcctttttacttttttttttttaaacgtattTACAGTCTTAAGCGTTTTTTCTTAGTTCTGAATTAAGCTGCACTGTACAGTGATTTTCTCTCCAACTTAACCTAAAATAATCCCTATGGTTGAGCATAAGAGACTATATGTTTATGTATGAATAATACCTCTCTTCCATTTTTCTTCCTTTTGAATAGAGAACTATTGGGGTTTTTTGGGTAAATATGGATATTGCATAATTGCTTTGTCAATGGTTAGTTTTCTCCAGATTTAGTCTTTCTGAAAAAAACTAAATACAGATAGGTGCTACGTATTTAATTAGTTTATTCTCCAAAAGCAACTGCCATCTCCGACCCttattacttatttttttttatgattAGTGCCAGTAAAAAAAAGGCTTTGAAATGTATGCACTGTAACACTAGAATTTCTCTCATTCTCCTCAATTCTTATGGATTGAATGACCAATTATAAGTAATTACAAAGCAAAAAGgaggcaaaaattattttttcccccaTTAATTTGAAAGTCAAAAAGCTACACTCAAGTATGTCTGCCTAGTAACTTTTACATATATTACTACCCTTTTTAAAACATTTCCAGCAGACCGTCTACTATTTTGTAGAGTTTGTTTCATATCGCACAATTGCTATCCACTACACGGTAGAAACTTTATTCCTTATATGGTCTTTACAGGTGATGTCATCAATCGGTGCGTGTAAAACGTTACACTAGTtactccgcttttttttttttttttacatttctttagtCAACACTTTCTGAGAGAACTCTTACTATTACAAACCTGTAAGTTTGTAGGTACTCCTCCTGACTTCGTCCTGGTGGTGCTGTTAGACATAGGTCTATTTTTATACATGTTACGACTGCTGATATCAGAATTTCCTTAAACCTCATCTAACCATTAACTTGCTGTATACAGATTTTTTTTCTATCCCGCTTATTTTACAATTGTTTTGATCTTATTAAACCGGTGCCATAAAATATATTTTCTTCCAGCCCTTCTCCATTCTCTTTTGTAATATTTGGGATGGTTTAAACAGGGTTAGGAAAGAACAGCAGTAAGTGGATGCTGTCAGACCATTTGGCATTTCCAAACCGTTTTATGTGAAGCCTTCACAGCTGAAGACTGGCTTTTCAgggagattttttttcttttggctgGGCCTTCTTAGAATTGGCTACAGTATTAACACAATTTTCAAGCCATATTGCAGTACTGTATGCTTTTATTTTTATTAAGATACATTTGACCTTTTTTGCTTATCAATCGTCTcactttttagaatttttttttgctttgctgttgtATATCTATAATTATTCTTCATTATTGAGATATGGTCTTTATTGGCTttgaggatattttttttttttttttatggcaaccCGTTACATCAACGTGGTCATGTGACTTTATCCTTAGTACACTTTTTACCCTTCCATTAATCTTTTATACTGCCTCATTCTAGAGTAAATAATGGAATATTAGGACACTTTCATTCTTTTTTCAATATTGTGCCTTGCTGCATAAAAATAAATAGCAGCACGCttaagtttagttttttttttttttgtatttaaatcCATAAAAAAGGCCGCCTCTGAGTAACGGGCAcacttgcttttatttttttttcttgtgtatcattttttttacagtgtttttaCAGATAAACCTCTTGGTACATGAATCATTTCTGTACAGTATTACGTTTGGGTACAGTACTGTTACACAACTACTTTACAATAACCACAGGCCTAGGTGAATTTTATAAGTTAGTGATTTTTCAGCGGGAAAGTTATTGTTTGAAGCCGCATATCTACTACTTTGTGTCCATTGAGAGAAATGTgaaaatggtgattttttttttttctctctccttgcTCCCTCACAAATGTTTAACCTGTAATGACAGACTGTGAAATCAGATATTTTATACTCTTTTACTATATATAGTTTGtgatttttaaaattgtttttagtTTTCTTAAGCAATTCAATATTCAACATCTTAttctgtgtatgtaggtatactttGAGATTAATATTTTTATTGTAAATAC is a window encoding:
- the ZBTB34 gene encoding zinc finger and BTB domain-containing protein 34; the protein is MDSNSFIQFEVPEYSSTVLSQLNELRMQGKLCDIIVHIQGQPFRAHKAVLAASSPYFRDHSALSTMSGLTISVIKNPNVFEQLLSFCYTGRMSVQLKDVVSFLTAASFLQMQCVIDKCTQILESIHSKINVVEVGGEDDQNNHNGIKDDSYFANPVDISPPYSGHVRQSIVSNELKMDGIASKSLRIRPQEEGQSDRGSSGSNSEHEIQIEGEAEHGDAARESQITEVKVKTEKSDRPSCSDSSSLGDDGYHTEMVDGEQVVTLNVGSYGSVLQHAYSFSQAASQNANISEPYGSLSNSSPSRSMLSCYRGGRVRPKRASNLTSEVPNVIQSSENETVVSTPAYESSPRERSNRGYWHPYNERLICIYCGKTFNQKGSLDRHMRLHMGITPFVCKYCGKKYTRKDQLEYHIRGHTDDKPFRCEVCGKCFPFQGTLNQHLRKNHPGVAEVRNRMESPERTEAFVDQSDVSVSEVNMDSNMEIHAVTTTPE